In Kineococcus sp. NBC_00420, a single genomic region encodes these proteins:
- a CDS encoding GntR family transcriptional regulator, translating to MLDAIRNDIVEGIVPPGSALEVDVLATTHDVSRIPVREALMTLVGEGLVEHQPRRGYTVTLLAEGELAELFDVRGTLELAALAVAVRLVRPGDVAAAREAHEKLQQAVADGDEREYHHQSRAFHVALTRPSAMPRLLAVFDRIWDLTEPYRPMEDLAPAEAAHLHAEHAAMLAAFAAGDAEALLATASAHQENLTARVRSRRSSSPPAAAPVRRTRYRTLGGRDTGGTASTAEEER from the coding sequence GTGCTGGACGCCATCCGCAACGACATCGTCGAGGGGATCGTCCCACCCGGTTCGGCCCTGGAGGTCGACGTCCTCGCCACCACCCACGACGTCAGCCGCATCCCGGTGCGCGAGGCCCTCATGACGCTCGTGGGGGAGGGGCTCGTCGAGCACCAACCCCGTCGCGGGTACACCGTGACCCTGCTCGCCGAGGGGGAACTCGCCGAACTCTTCGACGTCCGCGGCACGCTGGAACTCGCGGCGCTCGCCGTCGCCGTCCGGCTCGTCCGCCCCGGCGACGTCGCCGCCGCCCGGGAGGCCCACGAGAAGCTGCAGCAGGCCGTCGCCGACGGGGACGAACGCGAGTACCACCACCAGAGCCGTGCGTTCCACGTCGCGTTGACCCGGCCGTCCGCGATGCCGCGACTGCTGGCCGTCTTCGACCGGATCTGGGACCTCACCGAGCCGTACCGGCCGATGGAGGACCTCGCCCCCGCCGAGGCCGCGCACCTGCACGCCGAGCACGCCGCCATGCTCGCGGCCTTCGCCGCGGGGGACGCGGAGGCCTTGCTGGCGACCGCCTCCGCGCACCAGGAGAACCTGACCGCGCGGGTCCGGTCCCGCCGGTCGTCCTCACCGCCGGCGGCGGCTCCGGTGCGCCGGACGCGCTACCGCACACTGGGCGGACGGGACACGGGCGGAACGGCGTCGACGGCAGAGGAGGAACGGTGA
- a CDS encoding aspartate/glutamate racemase family protein has protein sequence MPTILVVNVNTSEAVTEVIRRSAQAAVSATTRIVALTPTFGPASVESNFESYLSAVGVLDAVQNHDGEFDAVVHAGFGEVGREALQDVLHVPVVDITEAAAHTACLLGRTYGVVTSLDRAAPAIHDRLLLAGLAGRCVGIRSVDLPVLELEANPEVTAKGFVEQARRLVEEDGAEVVLLGCAGMSGVHETVTAALAVPVVDGVAAGARLAESLVALGLSTSKVRSYAPPRAKDVRGWPLRAGAGGGGRSSGGLGR, from the coding sequence ATGCCCACGATCCTGGTCGTCAACGTCAACACCTCCGAGGCGGTGACCGAGGTCATCCGGCGTTCCGCGCAGGCCGCGGTGTCGGCGACGACCAGGATCGTGGCGCTCACCCCCACCTTCGGCCCGGCCTCGGTCGAGTCGAACTTCGAGAGCTACCTCTCCGCCGTCGGTGTCCTCGACGCCGTCCAGAACCACGACGGCGAGTTCGACGCCGTCGTGCACGCCGGTTTCGGCGAGGTCGGTCGCGAGGCGTTGCAGGACGTCCTGCACGTGCCCGTCGTCGACATCACCGAGGCCGCCGCGCACACCGCGTGCCTGCTCGGGCGGACCTACGGCGTCGTGACCTCCCTCGATCGGGCCGCACCCGCCATCCACGACCGGTTGCTGCTCGCCGGCCTCGCGGGGCGCTGCGTCGGCATCCGCAGCGTCGACCTGCCCGTCCTGGAACTCGAGGCGAACCCCGAGGTCACCGCGAAGGGTTTCGTCGAGCAGGCCCGCCGCCTCGTCGAGGAGGACGGCGCCGAGGTCGTCCTGCTCGGCTGCGCGGGGATGTCCGGCGTCCACGAGACCGTCACCGCCGCGCTGGCCGTGCCGGTCGTCGACGGGGTCGCCGCCGGTGCCCGCCTCGCCGAATCGCTGGTCGCCCTGGGGCTGTCCACCTCCAAGGTCCGCAGCTACGCTCCGCCCCGAGCCAAGGACGTGCGGGGATGGCCCCTGCGCGCAGGCGCGGGTGGAGGAGGTCGGTCGTCGGGTGGTCTCGGCCGGTAG
- a CDS encoding NCS1 family nucleobase:cation symporter-1, which translates to MTEVTRAEVELTGHSHAAGDGLIKDGYHPRLTNSDLAPLKQQSWKSYNFFAFWMSDVHSVGGYVTAGSLFALGLAAWQVLISLLVGIVIVYFLCNLVARPSQATGVPYPVVSRVTFGVLGANVPAVIRGLIAVAWYGIQTFLASNALVLLVLKIDPDLAPYADKAQHGFVGLSTIGWAAFGVMWVLQALVFWRGMNAIRKFIDFCGPAVYVVMFALAAYLVTEAGPSNVSLNLGNITHHGIGAVGMMISAIALVVSYFSGPMLNYGDFARYGTSMAAVKRGNFLGLPVNFLVFAVLCVVTASATIPVYGQLITDPVETVYRLDDITVAILGCLTFIIATIGINIVANFVSPAFDFSHVSPQKISWRTGGMIAAVGSVLITPWNLYNSAETIHYTLDTLGAFIGPLYGVLIADYYLVKKQQVVVDDLFTMSPEGTYHYTKGWNPVAVAATAVAAVIGIVIVFFTNPTAASFSWFIGAAISFLLYLALKNSIPSRETV; encoded by the coding sequence ATGACCGAGGTGACGCGAGCCGAGGTGGAACTCACCGGCCATTCGCACGCAGCAGGGGACGGCCTCATCAAGGACGGATACCACCCGCGCCTGACGAACTCCGATCTCGCCCCGTTGAAGCAGCAGAGCTGGAAGTCCTACAACTTCTTCGCCTTCTGGATGTCCGACGTGCACAGCGTCGGCGGGTACGTGACCGCCGGCAGCCTCTTCGCCCTCGGGCTCGCGGCCTGGCAGGTGCTCATCTCGCTGCTGGTCGGGATCGTCATCGTGTACTTCCTCTGCAACCTCGTCGCGCGACCCAGCCAGGCGACGGGTGTTCCCTACCCCGTGGTCTCCCGGGTCACGTTCGGGGTGCTGGGTGCCAACGTCCCCGCCGTCATCCGCGGGCTCATCGCGGTGGCCTGGTACGGCATCCAGACCTTCCTCGCCTCCAACGCCCTCGTGCTGCTCGTCCTGAAGATCGACCCGGACCTCGCGCCCTACGCCGACAAGGCCCAGCACGGGTTCGTCGGTCTCAGCACGATCGGCTGGGCCGCGTTCGGTGTCATGTGGGTCCTGCAGGCCCTCGTGTTCTGGCGGGGGATGAACGCGATCCGCAAGTTCATCGACTTCTGCGGTCCCGCCGTCTACGTGGTCATGTTCGCCCTCGCCGCCTACCTGGTGACCGAGGCCGGCCCCTCGAACGTCTCGCTGAACCTGGGCAACATCACCCACCACGGGATCGGTGCGGTGGGGATGATGATCTCGGCCATCGCGCTGGTGGTGTCCTACTTCTCCGGGCCGATGCTGAACTACGGCGACTTCGCCCGGTACGGGACGTCGATGGCCGCGGTCAAGCGGGGGAACTTCCTCGGCCTGCCGGTGAACTTCCTCGTGTTCGCCGTCCTCTGCGTCGTCACGGCCTCGGCGACGATCCCGGTCTACGGCCAGCTCATCACCGACCCGGTCGAGACCGTCTACCGCCTCGACGACATCACCGTCGCGATCCTGGGCTGCCTGACCTTCATCATCGCGACCATCGGCATCAACATCGTCGCGAACTTCGTCTCACCCGCGTTCGACTTCTCGCACGTCTCACCGCAGAAGATCTCCTGGCGCACGGGTGGGATGATCGCCGCCGTCGGTTCCGTCCTCATCACGCCGTGGAACCTCTACAACTCGGCCGAGACGATCCACTACACCCTCGACACGCTGGGTGCGTTCATCGGGCCGTTGTACGGGGTCCTCATCGCCGACTACTACCTGGTCAAGAAGCAGCAGGTCGTCGTCGACGACCTGTTCACGATGAGCCCCGAGGGCACCTACCACTACACGAAGGGCTGGAACCCCGTCGCGGTCGCAGCGACCGCGGTGGCCGCGGTCATCGGCATCGTCATCGTGTTCTTCACCAACCCGACCGCCGCGTCGTTCAGCTGGTTCATCGGGGCCGCGATCTCGTTCCTGCTCTACCTGGCCCTGAAGAACTCCATCCCGAGCCGGGAAACCGTCTGA
- a CDS encoding MBL fold metallo-hydrolase, with translation MRVTHFGHSCLLVETGAARILVDPGTYSHGFEELEDLDAVLVTHAHPDHVDVERLPSLLDSNDSAVLHAEPSTAASLTESGLRASPLHPGDSVVIGGVTVTAVGGRHAVIHADIARIGNVGLVFTAEGEPTLFHPGDSYEAVPEGVDVLAVPLNAPWAASKETVDFVRAVGAREGLLIHDALLAPPGRATYAGHVRNLGGLAVRDTEGTTPLSF, from the coding sequence ATGCGCGTCACGCACTTCGGCCACTCGTGCCTGCTCGTCGAGACCGGTGCCGCCCGGATCCTGGTGGACCCCGGCACCTACAGCCACGGTTTCGAGGAGCTCGAGGACCTCGACGCCGTCCTCGTCACCCACGCCCACCCCGACCACGTCGACGTCGAGCGCCTGCCGTCGTTGCTGGACAGCAACGATTCAGCGGTGCTGCACGCCGAACCGTCGACGGCGGCCTCGCTCACCGAGTCGGGTCTGCGGGCCTCGCCCCTGCACCCCGGGGACTCCGTCGTCATCGGGGGCGTCACGGTGACCGCGGTCGGCGGTCGGCACGCCGTCATCCACGCCGACATCGCCCGCATCGGCAACGTCGGCCTGGTCTTCACGGCCGAGGGTGAGCCCACGCTGTTCCACCCCGGCGACTCCTACGAGGCGGTCCCGGAGGGCGTCGACGTGCTCGCCGTCCCGTTGAACGCCCCGTGGGCCGCGTCGAAGGAGACCGTCGACTTCGTCCGCGCCGTCGGTGCCCGGGAGGGTCTGCTCATCCACGACGCCCTGCTCGCCCCGCCCGGGCGCGCCACCTACGCCGGCCACGTCCGCAACCTCGGCGGCCTGGCCGTCCGCGACACCGAGGGCACGACTCCCCTCAGCTTCTGA
- a CDS encoding excinuclease ABC subunit UvrA: protein MPDDSQRDDFLHVRGARDHNLRDVDVDLPRGAVVAFTGVSGSGKSSLAFGTIYAEAQRRYLESVAPYARRLIQQVAAPHVDAVTGVPPAVALQQNRSGSSSRSTVGTVTTLSNSLRMLLSRAGDYPAGASRLDSDAFSPNTAVGACPRCHGVGTEFSVTEESVVPDPSLSIRDGAIAAWPRAWQGKNFRDVLATLGHDVDAPWRDLPRADRDWILFTDEKPVVTVHPVREAHRIQRPYQGTWTSVRDHVMHTFATTGSSSTKERLRGFLQATPCPACGGRRLRPEALAVTFAGYDVVELAGLPVRRLVEALGGADVPADGPAHVIVRDLLARAAAVVDLGLGYLALDRTVPTLSTGELQRLRLATQLRSGLFGVVYVLDEPSAGLHPADTVALLDVLAGLRDAGNSVLVVEHDMAVVRSADWLVDVGPGAGSAGGRVLHSGPVAGLQDVAESVTREFLIPGSRPELRRPARTPTGWLGLTGASSHTVRDLDVDLPLGVFTAVSGVSGAGKSTLAGIVADVVADHLGSEEPTESDGSDEADGPTGERPVVRGATGLDGVTRLVRVDQRPIGRTPRSNLATYTGLFDAVREAFAREPEARRRRWTASRFSFNVAAGRCPTCKGEGALSVELLFLPGTWSPCPDCHGTRYASETLEITHRGLTVADVLALTVDEACAALDDLPVALRGLNALRDIGLGYLRLGQPATELSGGEAQRIKLATELQRTSVAGTLYLLDEPTTGLHPADVERLLRLLHGLVDAGSTVVVVEHDAAVLLGADWLVDLGPGGGEDGGRVVAQGTPIDVVAADVGATAAHLRLRS from the coding sequence GTGCCCGACGACTCCCAGCGCGACGACTTCCTCCACGTCCGCGGTGCCCGCGACCACAACCTGCGCGACGTCGACGTCGACCTGCCCCGCGGTGCGGTCGTCGCGTTCACCGGGGTGTCTGGTTCGGGGAAGTCGTCGTTGGCCTTCGGCACGATCTACGCGGAGGCGCAGCGGCGCTACCTCGAGTCCGTCGCGCCGTACGCCCGGCGCCTGATCCAGCAGGTCGCGGCGCCGCACGTCGACGCCGTGACCGGCGTTCCCCCGGCGGTCGCCCTGCAGCAGAACCGGTCCGGGTCGTCGTCACGTTCCACCGTGGGCACGGTCACGACGTTGTCGAACTCGTTGCGGATGCTGCTGTCGCGGGCCGGTGACTACCCGGCGGGTGCGTCGCGGCTCGACTCCGACGCGTTCTCACCCAACACCGCGGTGGGGGCCTGCCCGCGGTGTCACGGGGTCGGCACGGAGTTCTCGGTCACCGAGGAGTCCGTCGTCCCCGACCCGTCCCTGAGCATCCGGGACGGGGCGATCGCCGCGTGGCCGCGGGCCTGGCAGGGCAAGAACTTCCGGGACGTCCTCGCGACCCTCGGCCACGACGTCGACGCCCCCTGGCGCGACCTGCCCCGCGCGGACCGCGACTGGATCCTCTTCACCGACGAGAAACCCGTCGTGACGGTGCACCCCGTGCGCGAGGCGCACCGCATCCAGCGTCCTTACCAGGGCACCTGGACCAGCGTGCGCGACCACGTCATGCACACCTTCGCGACGACGGGGTCGTCGAGCACGAAGGAACGGCTGCGGGGTTTCCTGCAGGCCACACCGTGCCCGGCGTGCGGTGGTCGCCGGTTGCGGCCGGAGGCGCTGGCGGTGACCTTCGCGGGGTACGACGTCGTCGAGCTGGCCGGGTTGCCGGTGCGGCGCCTCGTCGAGGCCCTCGGTGGCGCCGACGTCCCCGCCGACGGGCCGGCGCACGTCATCGTGCGCGACCTGCTCGCCCGTGCCGCCGCCGTGGTCGACCTGGGTCTGGGCTACCTCGCCCTCGACCGCACGGTGCCGACCCTCTCCACCGGGGAGTTGCAGCGGTTGCGGCTCGCCACGCAACTGCGGTCGGGGTTGTTCGGCGTGGTCTACGTCCTGGACGAACCCTCGGCGGGGTTGCACCCGGCGGACACCGTCGCGCTGCTGGACGTCCTCGCCGGCCTGCGCGACGCCGGGAACAGCGTGCTGGTCGTCGAGCACGACATGGCCGTCGTCCGCTCGGCGGACTGGCTCGTCGACGTGGGGCCGGGAGCGGGGTCGGCCGGTGGCCGGGTCCTGCACTCCGGCCCGGTCGCGGGTCTGCAGGACGTCGCGGAGTCGGTGACCCGGGAGTTCCTGATCCCGGGGTCCCGTCCCGAGCTGCGGAGGCCCGCGAGGACCCCGACGGGGTGGCTCGGCCTCACCGGGGCCTCCTCGCACACCGTCCGGGACCTCGACGTCGACCTCCCGCTGGGGGTGTTCACCGCGGTCTCGGGGGTGTCCGGGGCGGGGAAGTCGACGCTGGCGGGGATCGTCGCCGACGTCGTCGCGGACCACCTGGGGAGCGAGGAGCCCACCGAGTCCGACGGTTCCGACGAGGCGGACGGACCGACGGGGGAGCGCCCCGTCGTGCGCGGCGCCACCGGCCTCGACGGGGTCACCCGGCTGGTGCGCGTCGACCAGCGCCCGATCGGGCGCACCCCGCGCTCGAACCTCGCGACGTACACGGGGTTGTTCGACGCCGTCCGCGAGGCCTTCGCCCGGGAACCCGAGGCGAGGCGCCGCCGGTGGACGGCGAGCCGGTTCTCGTTCAACGTCGCCGCCGGCCGCTGTCCCACCTGCAAGGGGGAGGGGGCGCTGTCGGTGGAGCTGCTGTTCCTGCCCGGGACGTGGTCGCCCTGCCCGGACTGCCACGGCACCCGCTACGCGTCGGAGACCCTGGAGATCACCCACCGCGGCCTCACCGTCGCCGACGTCCTCGCCCTGACCGTCGACGAGGCCTGTGCGGCGCTCGACGACCTCCCCGTCGCGCTGCGCGGTCTGAACGCGCTGCGCGACATCGGGTTGGGCTACCTGCGCCTCGGGCAACCCGCGACCGAACTCTCCGGTGGGGAGGCCCAGCGCATCAAGCTCGCGACGGAACTGCAGCGCACCAGCGTGGCGGGGACGCTCTACCTGCTCGACGAACCCACCACCGGTCTGCACCCCGCGGACGTCGAACGGCTGCTGCGGCTGCTGCACGGACTCGTGGACGCGGGCAGCACCGTCGTCGTGGTGGAGCACGACGCCGCGGTGCTGCTCGGCGCCGACTGGCTGGTCGACCTCGGCCCCGGCGGTGGTGAGGACGGTGGCCGCGTGGTCGCGCAGGGAACGCCGATCGACGTCGTCGCCGCGGACGTCGGCGCCACCGCCGCCCACCTCCGGCTCAGAAGCTGA